One window from the genome of Paraclostridium sordellii encodes:
- a CDS encoding Rqc2 family fibronectin-binding protein — MAFDGLVVHSISNELSNKLVGGKIDKIYQPENDEIVLHIRNNKENFKLVLSASASNPRIYISRNYKKENPINAPMFCMLLRKYIQSGNIISVSQIGFERIIKITVESLDELKSKTTKDIIIEIMGRHSNIILTHEEDKIVDSIKRIPPSISRVRQILPGVKYILPPSQDKLNPLDHISISEFESIVNNFDGNIQKCIYSSFLGISPTIAKEICFRSNIDYSAPISSLSCENVFNIYSNFSNLMNNIKDNNYSPCLSIDPTIDKLIDFSCIDLTLFNKLKMVYDDSMSFIVESFYANKDIKERINQRASDFKKSVSIKLDRLYNKLKKQEIELKESDNAEFYKVKGELITSYIYIIEKGMSSVDVQNFYDPELSNIKIDLNPNLTPSENAQKYFKKYNKLKHAKKEITAQVKLSLEEINYLENILLSIDNCDNLVELDDIKEELQKLGYMKGKVKSKKEKTNVGTKPNEFVSSDGFTILVGKNNKQNDLLTLKIANNEDIWMHTKNIPGSHVIIKSEGKDVPDSTLLEGAMLAAFFSKSRMSSQVPVDYTLKKNIKKPNGAKPGMVIYETNSTIYVTPSEELVVKLKKQG; from the coding sequence ATGGCATTCGATGGTTTAGTTGTTCATTCTATATCAAATGAACTTTCCAACAAATTAGTTGGTGGTAAAATAGATAAAATATATCAACCTGAAAATGATGAAATAGTTTTACATATACGAAATAACAAAGAAAATTTCAAGCTTGTACTTAGTGCTAGTGCTTCTAATCCTAGAATTTATATTTCTAGAAATTATAAAAAAGAAAATCCAATAAATGCACCTATGTTTTGTATGTTGCTTAGAAAATACATTCAAAGTGGAAATATAATAAGCGTATCACAAATTGGATTTGAAAGAATAATTAAAATAACTGTGGAGTCTTTAGATGAACTTAAGTCAAAGACTACCAAAGATATAATAATAGAAATAATGGGAAGACACAGTAATATAATATTAACTCATGAGGAAGATAAAATAGTAGATTCTATAAAAAGAATTCCTCCAAGTATAAGTAGAGTAAGACAAATATTACCTGGGGTTAAATATATATTACCTCCATCTCAAGATAAACTTAATCCACTTGATCATATATCTATATCTGAATTTGAATCTATAGTTAATAATTTTGATGGAAATATACAAAAATGTATATACTCAAGCTTCTTAGGCATAAGTCCTACAATAGCAAAGGAAATATGCTTTAGATCTAATATTGATTACTCTGCACCTATATCATCATTAAGTTGTGAAAATGTATTTAATATATACTCTAACTTTTCAAATCTAATGAATAATATAAAAGATAATAACTATAGTCCTTGCTTATCCATAGATCCTACTATAGATAAACTTATTGATTTTAGTTGTATTGATTTAACATTATTTAATAAGCTAAAAATGGTTTATGACGATAGTATGTCTTTTATAGTAGAAAGTTTTTATGCTAATAAAGATATTAAGGAAAGAATTAATCAAAGGGCATCAGATTTCAAAAAAAGTGTTTCTATTAAATTAGATCGATTATACAATAAGCTTAAAAAACAAGAAATAGAACTTAAGGAATCTGATAACGCTGAGTTTTACAAGGTTAAGGGTGAACTTATAACTTCTTATATTTATATTATTGAAAAAGGTATGTCCAGTGTAGATGTTCAAAACTTCTATGACCCTGAATTAAGTAATATAAAAATAGATCTTAATCCAAATCTAACTCCTTCTGAAAATGCTCAGAAGTACTTTAAAAAGTATAATAAGTTAAAACATGCTAAAAAAGAAATTACTGCTCAAGTTAAATTAAGTCTTGAAGAGATAAATTACCTAGAAAATATACTCTTGAGTATAGATAATTGTGATAATTTAGTTGAATTAGATGATATAAAAGAGGAACTTCAAAAACTTGGCTATATGAAGGGCAAAGTTAAGTCAAAAAAAGAAAAAACTAACGTAGGTACTAAACCAAATGAATTTGTATCTTCAGATGGTTTTACAATTTTAGTAGGTAAGAATAATAAACAAAATGATCTTTTAACTCTAAAAATAGCAAACAACGAAGACATATGGATGCATACAAAAAATATTCCTGGTTCACATGTAATAATTAAATCAGAAGGGAAAGATGTTCCAGATTCTACTCTTTTAGAAGGGGCAATGTTAGCTGCATTCTTTAGTAAATCTAGAATGTCTTCTCAGGTTCCAGTTGATTATACATTAAAGAAAAATATAAAAAAGCCTAATGGTGCTAAACCAGGTATGGTGATTTATGAAACTAACAGTACAATTTATGTAACTCCATCAGAAGAATTGGTTGTAAAATTAAAAAAACAGGGCTAA
- a CDS encoding uracil-xanthine permease family protein, whose amino-acid sequence MKKTILSLQHLLAMFGATVLVPILTGFDPSVAIFCAGIGTLIFHACTKGVVPAFLGSSFAFIPVILAAKEAHNGDLAYAQGGIIIAGLIYLVMALIIKKVGVAKIKKYFPAQVVGAMIAVIGLNLIPTAIDMASNNFIVAIITLGLAVAINVFGKGFAKQLNIIIAVAIGYIVSLILGNVDLSLMSGSSILQIPHFRLPKFSLDAIVLIAPVVLAVFMEHIGDMTTNGTVVGKNFIEEPGLHRTLMGDAFATMAAGFLGGPANTTYGENTAVLAITKNYDPTILRRTAVCAIVLACVSKFGGFLQSIPTEVMGGISIMLFSMISYVGLKTINDSKCISNKKNIIIIATIMIIGLGTTYLGNKGIVIGIPITKTVTITGLSLAAIVGIILNRVLNKDEFKNEEIKEESSVLNSQLI is encoded by the coding sequence ATGAAAAAAACAATTTTATCATTACAACATTTATTAGCTATGTTTGGAGCTACAGTATTAGTTCCGATTTTAACAGGCTTTGATCCTTCGGTTGCAATATTTTGTGCAGGAATTGGTACATTAATATTCCATGCATGTACAAAAGGAGTTGTACCAGCGTTTTTAGGTTCAAGCTTTGCATTTATACCAGTTATATTAGCAGCTAAAGAAGCTCATAATGGAGACTTAGCATATGCTCAAGGGGGTATAATTATTGCAGGACTTATATACCTAGTAATGGCACTTATAATAAAAAAAGTTGGAGTAGCAAAAATAAAAAAATACTTCCCAGCTCAAGTTGTTGGAGCTATGATAGCTGTTATAGGTTTAAACTTAATACCTACAGCTATAGATATGGCATCAAACAATTTTATTGTAGCTATAATAACATTAGGATTGGCAGTGGCTATAAATGTATTTGGTAAAGGCTTTGCAAAACAGTTAAACATAATAATCGCAGTAGCTATAGGATATATAGTTTCACTAATATTAGGTAATGTAGATTTATCATTAATGAGTGGATCATCAATTTTACAAATACCACACTTTAGATTACCTAAGTTTAGCTTAGATGCAATAGTTTTAATAGCTCCTGTAGTTTTAGCAGTATTTATGGAGCATATAGGAGATATGACAACTAACGGAACAGTAGTTGGAAAGAATTTCATAGAAGAACCAGGACTTCACAGAACATTAATGGGAGATGCGTTTGCTACTATGGCAGCTGGATTTTTAGGAGGACCTGCAAATACAACTTATGGAGAAAATACAGCAGTACTTGCAATAACTAAAAACTATGACCCAACTATATTAAGAAGAACAGCAGTTTGCGCTATAGTACTTGCTTGTGTAAGTAAATTTGGAGGTTTTTTACAAAGTATACCTACAGAAGTTATGGGTGGAATAAGTATAATGCTATTTTCTATGATTTCTTATGTAGGATTGAAAACTATAAATGATAGTAAATGTATAAGCAATAAAAAGAATATAATAATAATAGCAACTATAATGATAATTGGACTAGGAACTACTTACTTAGGAAATAAAGGTATAGTAATAGGGATACCTATAACTAAGACAGTTACGATAACAGGACTTAGCTTAGCAGCTATAGTTGGAATTATATTAAATAGAGTTTTAAATAAAGATGAATTTAAAAATGAAGAGATTAAAGAAGAATCTTCAGTTCTTAATTCCCAACTTATATAA
- the pyrR gene encoding bifunctional pyr operon transcriptional regulator/uracil phosphoribosyltransferase PyrR, with protein MKEKAQLMDEKAISRAITRVSHEIIERNKGIENVVLVGIKTRGVPIANRIAKKIESIEGVAINTGQIDITLYRDDLKEIDVDPVINGSSIDFDINNKVVVLVDDVLYTGRTVRAALDAIMDVGRPNAIQLAVLVDRGHRELPIRADYVGKNVPTSRHEIISVMLDEIDKQDSVTINE; from the coding sequence ATGAAAGAAAAGGCTCAATTAATGGATGAAAAAGCTATATCAAGAGCTATAACAAGAGTAAGTCATGAGATTATAGAGAGAAATAAAGGTATTGAAAATGTAGTTTTAGTAGGAATAAAAACTAGGGGAGTACCTATAGCAAATAGAATAGCAAAGAAAATTGAGAGTATAGAAGGTGTAGCTATAAACACAGGTCAAATAGATATAACTCTATACAGAGATGATTTAAAAGAAATTGATGTTGATCCAGTAATAAATGGTTCAAGTATTGACTTTGATATAAATAATAAAGTTGTGGTTCTAGTGGATGATGTATTATATACAGGTAGAACTGTAAGAGCTGCTTTAGACGCAATAATGGATGTAGGTAGACCTAATGCAATTCAATTAGCAGTATTAGTAGATAGAGGTCACAGAGAATTACCTATAAGAGCAGATTATGTTGGGAAGAATGTTCCAACATCAAGACATGAGATAATTTCGGTTATGTTAGATGAAATTGATAAACAAGATTCAGTAACTATAAACGAATAA